In the genome of Constrictibacter sp. MBR-5, one region contains:
- the fdxA gene encoding ferredoxin FdxA, translating to MTYIVTDLCIKCKYMDCVEVCPVDCFYVGENMLVIHPDECIDCGVCEPECPAEAIKPDTEPDSDKWVEFNRQYSEAWPNITRKGEAPADADDWKDVPGKLEKYFSPKPGTP from the coding sequence ATGACCTATATCGTCACCGATCTGTGCATCAAGTGCAAATACATGGATTGCGTCGAGGTCTGTCCCGTCGACTGCTTCTATGTCGGCGAGAACATGCTGGTTATCCATCCCGACGAATGCATCGATTGCGGCGTCTGCGAGCCGGAATGCCCCGCCGAGGCGATCAAGCCCGACACCGAGCCGGACAGCGACAAGTGGGTCGAGTTCAACCGGCAATATTCCGAGGCGTGGCCGAACATCACGCGCAAGGGCGAGGCGCCGGCCGACGCCGACGACTGGAAGGACGTCCCGGGCAAGCTCGAGAAGTACTTCAGCCCGAAGCCCGGCACCCCCTGA
- a CDS encoding quinone-dependent dihydroorotate dehydrogenase yields MNLSTSRALVRLAALLPPETAHRLALRALASGLLPRDTTPDDPVMAVELFGRRFRNPVGIAAGFDKHAEAIAGMLAQGAGFVEIGGVTPLPQPGNPRPRLFRLAEDRAVINRMGFNSEGSAAVVERLARFRRDDPAATGIVGVNIGMNKETRDPAADFAHGVRVFAPHADFLVINVSSPNTPGLRSLQGRAALSSLLGRVGEALGEAVSARAPALLVKVAPDLDEAGVADVAEVLLDLRRPAGALLVQGLIVGNTTIARPDGLRSPHRKQAGGLSGRPLFDLSTQVLARFHGALGGAMPLVGVGGISSGADAYAKIRAGATLVQLYSALVYDGPALIGRIRRDLAALLKADGFTSVAEAVGTAAVRPV; encoded by the coding sequence ATGAACCTGTCCACCTCCCGGGCCCTGGTACGGCTCGCCGCGCTGCTGCCGCCGGAGACGGCGCACCGCCTGGCGCTCCGCGCCCTGGCGAGCGGCCTGCTGCCGCGCGACACCACTCCCGACGACCCCGTCATGGCGGTCGAACTGTTCGGCCGCCGCTTCCGCAATCCGGTCGGCATCGCCGCGGGCTTCGACAAGCATGCTGAGGCGATCGCCGGGATGCTGGCGCAGGGCGCCGGCTTCGTCGAGATCGGCGGCGTGACGCCGCTGCCGCAGCCGGGGAATCCGCGCCCGCGCCTGTTCCGGCTCGCCGAGGACCGCGCGGTCATCAATCGCATGGGGTTCAACAGCGAAGGCTCCGCGGCGGTGGTCGAAAGGCTGGCGCGCTTCCGGCGCGACGACCCGGCCGCGACCGGCATCGTCGGCGTTAACATCGGCATGAACAAGGAGACGCGCGACCCGGCGGCCGACTTCGCCCACGGTGTGCGCGTCTTCGCACCCCACGCCGACTTCCTGGTCATCAACGTCTCGTCGCCCAACACGCCGGGATTGCGCAGCCTCCAGGGGCGGGCGGCTCTGTCGTCGCTGCTCGGCCGCGTGGGCGAAGCGCTGGGGGAGGCCGTCTCGGCACGCGCCCCGGCCCTGCTGGTCAAGGTGGCGCCCGACCTCGACGAGGCGGGGGTCGCCGACGTCGCGGAGGTCCTGCTGGACCTGCGGCGGCCCGCCGGCGCCCTGCTGGTCCAGGGGCTGATCGTCGGCAATACCACGATCGCCCGTCCCGACGGGTTGCGCAGCCCGCACCGCAAGCAGGCGGGCGGGCTCAGCGGCCGTCCGCTGTTCGACCTGTCCACACAGGTTCTCGCCCGGTTCCACGGTGCGCTGGGCGGGGCGATGCCCTTGGTCGGGGTCGGCGGAATTTCCAGCGGTGCGGACGCCTATGCGAAGATCCGCGCTGGGGCGACCCTGGTGCAGCTCTACTCGGCCCTGGTGTATGACGGGCCGGCGCTGATCGGGCGGATACGACGGGATCTCGCGGCGCTCCTGAAGGCCGACGGCTTCACGTCGGTCGCCGAGGCCGTCGGCACCGCCGCGGTCCGTCCAGTTTAA
- a CDS encoding LLM class flavin-dependent oxidoreductase has protein sequence MKTSLFYLPSIGSRAEIEAGMAGLRGDLYTRMLAELSGQARLADDLGYDSISFTEHHFQIEGMELSNNPVLLDLYIAMQTKRIRVGQLGIVLPAENPLRVAENIAMLDHMTGGRANAGFARGYQRRWVDIMAQQTHGIHGAAPNQHDEIDAANRAAFEENFRLIRKCWTEDLIAFDGTYWKVPADGTPWRLPATDMFGGGVEDGIVKAVAVVPKPLQKPHPPLFQPFASSEASIRWCAQEGVTAILPPLHRKTERRLYEVYAATSGRALGDGVGILRDLVIADTDAEAQALWENSSRFAAKVWFEPFGFRRGMVDPDDGSMPSPEEFLRDGYALVGSVDTVCRQLEAAAARVPLDWLFCWMFNGMIPHEKLMRTIELFATQVLPRFGVKPAA, from the coding sequence TTGAAGACATCCCTCTTCTACCTGCCGTCGATCGGCAGCCGTGCCGAGATCGAGGCCGGCATGGCCGGCCTGCGCGGCGACCTCTACACGCGCATGCTGGCCGAGCTCTCCGGCCAGGCCCGTCTCGCCGACGACCTCGGCTACGACTCGATCAGCTTCACCGAGCATCATTTCCAGATCGAGGGAATGGAACTCTCCAACAATCCGGTCCTGCTCGATCTCTACATCGCGATGCAGACGAAGCGGATCCGGGTCGGCCAGCTCGGCATCGTGCTGCCGGCCGAGAACCCGCTGCGCGTGGCCGAGAACATCGCCATGCTCGACCACATGACCGGCGGACGCGCCAATGCCGGCTTCGCGCGCGGCTACCAGCGGCGCTGGGTCGACATCATGGCGCAGCAGACGCACGGCATCCACGGCGCCGCGCCGAACCAGCACGACGAGATCGACGCCGCCAACCGCGCCGCCTTCGAGGAGAATTTCCGGCTCATCCGGAAATGCTGGACCGAGGACCTGATCGCGTTCGACGGCACCTACTGGAAAGTGCCGGCCGACGGCACGCCCTGGCGCCTGCCGGCGACCGACATGTTCGGCGGCGGCGTGGAGGATGGTATCGTCAAGGCGGTCGCGGTCGTGCCGAAGCCGCTGCAGAAGCCGCATCCGCCCCTGTTCCAGCCCTTCGCCTCCTCCGAGGCCAGCATCCGCTGGTGCGCGCAGGAGGGCGTCACCGCGATCCTGCCGCCGCTGCACCGCAAGACCGAGCGCCGCCTCTACGAGGTCTACGCTGCCACTTCCGGCCGGGCGCTCGGCGACGGCGTCGGCATCCTGCGCGACCTGGTGATCGCAGACACGGACGCCGAGGCCCAGGCGCTCTGGGAGAATTCCAGCCGCTTCGCCGCCAAGGTCTGGTTCGAGCCGTTCGGCTTCCGCCGCGGCATGGTCGACCCCGACGACGGCAGCATGCCGTCGCCGGAGGAATTCCTGCGCGACGGCTACGCCCTGGTCGGATCGGTCGACACCGTCTGTCGCCAGCTCGAGGCGGCGGCGGCGCGCGTCCCGCTCGACTGGCTCTTCTGCTGGATGTTCAACGGAATGATCCCGCACGAGAAACTGATGCGGACCATCGAATTGTTCGCTACTCAGGTCCTTCCGCGGTTCGGCGTGAAGCCGGCCGCATGA
- a CDS encoding RNA polymerase factor sigma-32 — MGYVDNQTARQVSATFIRSAMSTPLLTREREQELAIRWREDEDEDALHELVRSYARLVAGMASRFRNYGLPAGDLLQEGNVGLLQAAARFEPERGVRFSTYATWWVRSAMQDYILRNWSIVRTGTTSAQKSLFFNLRRLRARIEGQSGSPLDGEGRERIARELRVPRRDVEAMEMRIAAIDQSLNAPIGDEGDDNWQDLLPDTRPSPEAVVTGLHDRAHRRRWLRSALASLPDREQRIVRCRLLTEEPVTLEALGRELGVSKERVRQLERRALNRLKASVDERFPVPADLLTED; from the coding sequence ATGGGTTACGTCGACAATCAGACCGCGAGACAGGTCAGCGCCACCTTCATCCGGTCGGCGATGTCGACCCCGCTCCTCACGCGGGAACGAGAACAGGAACTCGCGATCCGGTGGCGCGAGGACGAAGACGAGGACGCGCTTCACGAACTGGTGCGATCCTATGCCCGCCTCGTCGCCGGCATGGCGTCCCGCTTCCGCAACTACGGCCTCCCGGCCGGCGATCTCCTGCAGGAAGGCAATGTCGGCCTTCTCCAGGCAGCGGCCCGTTTCGAGCCCGAACGCGGCGTGCGCTTCTCCACCTATGCGACCTGGTGGGTCCGCTCGGCCATGCAGGACTACATCCTGCGCAACTGGTCGATCGTCCGGACGGGCACGACTTCGGCACAGAAGTCGCTGTTCTTCAACCTGCGCCGCCTGCGGGCGCGCATCGAAGGACAGTCGGGCAGCCCGCTTGACGGCGAAGGCCGCGAACGCATCGCCAGGGAATTGCGCGTGCCGCGGCGGGACGTGGAGGCGATGGAGATGCGCATCGCCGCCATCGATCAATCGCTGAACGCGCCGATCGGCGACGAGGGCGACGACAATTGGCAGGACCTGCTACCCGACACGCGGCCATCGCCGGAAGCGGTGGTCACCGGGCTGCACGACAGGGCGCACCGGCGGCGCTGGCTGCGCAGCGCCCTCGCCTCCCTGCCGGACCGGGAACAGCGGATCGTGCGCTGCCGGCTGCTCACGGAGGAGCCGGTGACGCTGGAGGCGCTCGGTCGCGAACTCGGCGTTTCGAAGGAGCGGGTCCGCCAGCTGGAACGGCGCGCGCTCAACCGGCTGAAGGCGTCGGTCGACGAGCGGTTTCCCGTACCGGCCGACCTGCTGACCGAAGACTGA
- the otsA gene encoding alpha,alpha-trehalose-phosphate synthase (UDP-forming), translating to MSRLIVISNRVARVTEGKAAAGGLAVAMLAALKASGGIWFGWSGETKASPPEQPHIHRVGRLTYATMDLSQQDLDEYYNGFANSTLWPLFHYRVDLMSYARTNFAGYRRVNSLFARKLNPLLRGEDIIWVQDYHLIPMGEELRRAGVRNRIGFFLHTPFPAYEILTALPEHETLIRALCAYDLVGFQTENDLNAFRDYIRFEARGEVLGDGLFRAYGRTFRAAAYPIGLDTDTVEAQAAEAAGSRHTERLRASLGGRSLIIGVDRLDYSKGIPERFQSFENLMSAYPANRGRVTFMQIAPPSRTDVQQYSELRERLEHMAGSINGRFAEFDWVPVRYLNKGFNRRTLTGFLRTSAVGLVTPLRDGMNLVAKEYVASQDPENPGMLVLSRFAGAARELGAALIVNPHDCEGVADALQRALDMPLGERRERWEEMIAVLRRNDITAWRERYVDALSAMPEGAF from the coding sequence ATGAGCCGACTGATCGTGATCTCGAACCGCGTCGCCCGGGTCACCGAGGGCAAGGCGGCCGCGGGCGGCCTCGCCGTCGCGATGCTGGCGGCTCTCAAGGCATCCGGGGGGATCTGGTTCGGCTGGAGCGGCGAGACCAAGGCTAGCCCGCCCGAGCAGCCGCACATCCATCGTGTCGGGCGCCTCACCTACGCCACGATGGATCTCAGCCAGCAGGACCTGGACGAATATTACAACGGCTTCGCCAACAGCACGCTCTGGCCGCTGTTCCACTACCGCGTCGACCTGATGAGTTACGCCCGCACGAACTTCGCGGGCTATAGGCGGGTGAACAGCCTGTTCGCCCGCAAGCTGAACCCCCTCCTGCGCGGCGAGGACATCATCTGGGTCCAGGACTATCACCTCATCCCGATGGGGGAAGAACTGCGCCGCGCCGGGGTGCGCAACCGGATCGGCTTCTTCCTGCACACGCCCTTTCCCGCCTACGAGATTCTCACGGCGCTGCCCGAGCACGAGACGCTGATCCGCGCGCTCTGCGCGTACGACCTCGTCGGCTTCCAGACCGAGAACGACCTCAATGCGTTCCGCGACTACATCCGCTTCGAGGCGCGGGGCGAGGTCCTCGGCGACGGACTGTTCCGGGCCTATGGTCGTACCTTCCGCGCCGCCGCCTATCCGATCGGGCTCGACACCGACACCGTCGAGGCGCAGGCGGCGGAGGCTGCCGGCAGCCGGCACACGGAGCGCCTGCGGGCCAGCCTGGGCGGGCGCTCGCTGATCATCGGTGTCGACCGCCTCGACTACAGCAAGGGAATTCCCGAGCGATTCCAGTCGTTCGAGAACCTGATGAGCGCCTATCCCGCGAATCGCGGCCGGGTGACGTTCATGCAGATCGCCCCGCCGTCGCGCACCGACGTGCAGCAATATTCCGAACTGCGCGAGCGGCTCGAACATATGGCAGGCAGCATCAACGGACGCTTCGCCGAGTTCGACTGGGTGCCGGTGCGCTATCTGAACAAGGGCTTCAACCGCCGCACCCTGACGGGGTTCCTGCGGACCAGCGCCGTGGGACTGGTGACGCCGCTCCGCGATGGGATGAACCTCGTGGCGAAGGAGTATGTCGCGAGCCAGGACCCGGAGAACCCCGGCATGCTCGTGCTGTCGCGCTTCGCTGGTGCCGCCCGCGAGCTCGGTGCCGCCCTGATCGTGAACCCGCATGACTGCGAAGGCGTCGCCGACGCCCTGCAGCGCGCGCTCGACATGCCCTTGGGGGAACGTCGCGAGCGCTGGGAGGAGATGATCGCGGTGCTCCGGCGCAACGACATCACCGCCTGGCGCGAGCGCTACGTCGATGCGCTGTCGGCCATGCCCGAGGGAGCGTTCTGA
- a CDS encoding CarD family transcriptional regulator: protein MAKHMKFEAGDHVVYPAHGVGKVLTIENQEIAGMRLEVLVIEFEKEKMTLRLPTGKVQAAGLRCLCSRKEMQDALKTLKGRSRAKRTMWSRRAQEYEAKINSGDPVSIAEVLRDLHRNADQPDQSYSERQIYQAALERLSRELAAVEKIDEDKAQKKLEAVLREI, encoded by the coding sequence ATGGCGAAGCATATGAAGTTCGAGGCTGGTGATCACGTGGTTTACCCCGCCCACGGGGTCGGCAAGGTGCTCACGATCGAGAACCAGGAGATCGCCGGTATGCGTCTCGAGGTGCTCGTCATCGAGTTCGAGAAGGAAAAGATGACGCTGCGGCTGCCGACCGGGAAGGTGCAGGCCGCCGGTCTGCGCTGCCTCTGCTCGCGCAAGGAGATGCAGGACGCGCTGAAGACCCTGAAGGGCCGCTCGCGCGCCAAGCGGACGATGTGGAGCCGCCGCGCCCAGGAATACGAGGCGAAGATCAACTCGGGCGACCCGGTATCGATCGCCGAGGTGCTGCGCGACCTGCACCGCAACGCCGACCAGCCCGACCAGTCCTACAGCGAGCGGCAGATCTATCAGGCCGCGCTGGAACGCCTGAGCCGCGAACTGGCTGCGGTCGAGAAGATCGACGAGGACAAGGCCCAGAAGAAGCTCGAGGCGGTCCTCAGGGAGATCTGA
- a CDS encoding TerB family tellurite resistance protein, which yields MLDRIKEFFRESARPQHKGGHGFDDLQFAAAALMAEAALLDGGLGEDERRRMTELLRERFALSADDARSLVAEATVTMQDTQQLHPFVRAVTDGFDDSERVRLVEMLWEVIYVDGRVHDFEANLMRRIGGLINVTDLDIGSARRRVLARIGGADGAGAIRRPGETG from the coding sequence ATGCTGGACAGGATCAAAGAATTTTTCCGCGAATCCGCGCGACCGCAGCACAAAGGCGGTCATGGATTCGACGACCTGCAGTTCGCGGCGGCTGCGCTGATGGCGGAGGCGGCCCTGCTCGACGGCGGCCTGGGCGAGGACGAGCGGCGGCGGATGACGGAGTTGCTGCGCGAGCGGTTCGCCCTGTCGGCCGACGATGCGCGCTCGCTCGTCGCCGAGGCGACCGTCACGATGCAGGACACCCAGCAGCTCCACCCGTTCGTGCGCGCCGTGACGGACGGTTTCGACGATTCCGAGCGCGTCCGTCTCGTCGAGATGCTGTGGGAAGTGATCTATGTCGACGGCCGCGTCCATGATTTCGAAGCCAATCTGATGCGGCGCATCGGCGGCTTGATAAACGTCACGGACCTGGATATCGGATCTGCACGGCGCCGAGTGCTCGCGCGGATCGGCGGCGCGGATGGTGCAGGGGCGATCCGCCGCCCGGGGGAGACAGGATGA
- a CDS encoding EAL domain-containing protein: MSLVAHVFIAIGYAVFAIGGAVGLAAESPDVGAATAAALGGCAALAIAVMHLGWLGWRSETALRRQLDGLRDDHDKVAAELDRARDEARQIFAALERAGHAGGGLKEVMAEVRVLQRLVEQLWAREGSPAAPPRIVSQNGAAPVLTPLASASGPTAEADEHSVLDTVRRSLSAGRVELFLQPVVGLPQRRRRFYECFSRLRAEDGTFVNPEAYLPLVARENLLPAIDNMLLFRCIQLIRKARTKNAGVGFFCNISRRSLADSDFIGDFIDFLRQNDDLASNLIFEIAQPDADLSDPTMIGHLDRLARAGIRFSLDNVEDLTVDPAMLAQRNFGFVKVAASLFQDADTQGPWEGSLFQLRRRLADHGIVLILEKIETERQLVELLEFNIELGQGYLFGEPRLSSDAA; this comes from the coding sequence ATGTCCCTCGTCGCGCACGTCTTCATAGCGATCGGTTACGCCGTGTTCGCGATCGGTGGCGCGGTCGGGCTTGCGGCGGAAAGCCCGGATGTCGGCGCGGCGACCGCCGCGGCACTCGGCGGCTGTGCCGCTTTGGCGATCGCCGTCATGCATCTCGGCTGGCTCGGCTGGCGCAGCGAGACGGCGCTGCGCCGGCAGCTCGACGGCCTGCGCGACGACCACGACAAGGTTGCCGCGGAACTCGATCGGGCGCGCGACGAGGCTCGCCAGATCTTCGCCGCGCTGGAGCGCGCCGGACACGCGGGCGGCGGCCTGAAGGAGGTCATGGCCGAGGTGCGTGTGCTGCAGAGGCTGGTCGAGCAGCTGTGGGCGCGGGAGGGCAGTCCGGCCGCACCGCCGCGGATCGTGTCCCAGAACGGTGCTGCCCCGGTTTTGACGCCCCTGGCGTCCGCTTCGGGTCCGACGGCGGAGGCGGACGAGCATTCGGTGCTGGACACCGTGCGCCGGTCGCTCAGCGCCGGCCGGGTCGAGCTGTTCCTGCAGCCGGTGGTCGGCCTGCCGCAGCGGCGCCGGCGCTTCTACGAGTGCTTCTCGCGCCTGCGCGCCGAGGACGGTACCTTCGTCAATCCGGAGGCCTATCTGCCGCTCGTGGCGCGCGAGAATCTGCTCCCGGCGATCGACAACATGCTGCTCTTCCGCTGCATCCAGTTGATCCGCAAGGCACGCACGAAGAATGCCGGGGTCGGCTTCTTCTGCAACATCTCGCGCCGCAGCCTGGCCGACAGCGACTTCATCGGCGACTTCATCGATTTCCTGCGTCAGAACGACGACCTCGCGTCCAACCTGATCTTCGAGATCGCGCAGCCCGACGCCGACCTGTCGGACCCCACGATGATCGGCCATCTCGACCGGCTCGCCCGCGCCGGCATCCGCTTCTCGCTGGACAATGTCGAGGATCTGACGGTCGATCCGGCGATGCTGGCGCAGCGCAATTTCGGCTTCGTCAAGGTCGCCGCGTCGCTGTTCCAGGACGCCGACACCCAGGGCCCGTGGGAGGGCTCGCTCTTTCAGCTGCGGCGCCGGCTGGCGGATCACGGGATCGTCCTGATCCTGGAGAAGATCGAGACCGAGCGGCAGCTCGTCGAACTGCTTGAGTTCAACATCGAACTCGGTCAGGGCTACCTTTTCGGCGAGCCCCGCCTCAGTTCCGACGCCGCCTGA
- the glk gene encoding glucokinase: protein MSGVGAADGAALVADIGGTNARFARVGTDGRPVGPLTLRAEDHDGLAEAVEAYLEALPAFPRPRRAAFAVASPIIGDRVSLTNRNWAFSIEAVRRRLGLDRLEVINDFTAVALSLPRLQPHDLRSVGGGKAVAGAPLAVLGPGTGLGMSGLVPAMGRWVALAAEGGHATMSPADDRESEVLRLLRNRYHHVSVERVVSGQGLVNLYESLAMVEGARADALDPEDITRRGAAGDPLCREAVDMLCCMLGTAASNLALTLGARGGVFIAGGIVPRLGDVFLRSGFRERFEDKGRFRAYLAAIPTAVIVDPVPAFLGLAALLEDEKPGVAA from the coding sequence ATGTCGGGTGTCGGAGCGGCGGACGGCGCGGCGCTGGTGGCCGACATCGGCGGCACGAACGCCCGCTTCGCCCGGGTCGGGACGGACGGCCGACCGGTCGGGCCGCTCACCCTCCGCGCGGAGGATCATGACGGCCTGGCCGAGGCTGTGGAGGCCTACCTGGAGGCGCTGCCCGCGTTTCCCCGGCCGCGGCGCGCGGCTTTTGCGGTGGCCAGCCCGATCATCGGCGACCGCGTATCGCTGACGAACCGGAACTGGGCCTTCTCGATCGAGGCGGTGCGCCGCCGGCTAGGACTCGACCGGTTGGAGGTCATCAACGACTTCACGGCTGTCGCCCTGTCGCTGCCCCGTCTGCAGCCGCATGACCTGCGTTCCGTCGGTGGCGGCAAGGCTGTCGCTGGCGCACCGCTCGCGGTCCTCGGACCAGGGACCGGGCTCGGGATGTCCGGCCTCGTGCCGGCGATGGGCCGCTGGGTGGCGCTGGCGGCGGAAGGCGGGCACGCGACCATGTCGCCCGCCGACGATCGGGAGAGCGAGGTCCTGCGCCTGCTGCGAAACCGCTACCACCACGTGTCGGTCGAGCGGGTCGTGTCGGGGCAGGGGCTGGTGAACCTCTACGAGTCGCTGGCTATGGTCGAGGGGGCGCGTGCCGACGCCCTCGATCCGGAGGATATCACCCGCCGGGGCGCCGCCGGCGACCCGCTCTGCCGCGAAGCCGTGGACATGCTGTGCTGTATGCTGGGCACCGCCGCCTCAAACCTCGCCCTCACGCTGGGCGCGCGGGGCGGCGTCTTCATCGCCGGCGGCATCGTGCCCAGGCTGGGCGACGTATTCCTGCGATCGGGGTTCCGCGAGCGGTTCGAGGACAAGGGTCGATTCCGCGCCTATCTCGCCGCGATCCCGACCGCGGTCATCGTCGATCCGGTGCCCGCCTTCCTCGGTCTCGCGGCACTGCTCGAGGACGAGAAGCCGGGCGTCGCCGCCTGA
- a CDS encoding DUF938 domain-containing protein — MDDSGDRRRYAPAAQLNRAPILGVLDEILPRRGTVLEVGSGSGEHAVYMASKLPGIVWQPSERDDASLASIEAWRMRSGLAGPLPNLLPPVRIDLAKEDWPADVPAEAAYPVAVVAINVLQASAWAAAVHLFAGAASLLMPDRLLYLYGPFRRGGQHTSMGNAQLDRDLRSQNEDWGVRDFEDVADLGAAHRLVLEEVVRMPNNNLSLIFARHR, encoded by the coding sequence ATGGACGACAGCGGCGACCGGCGCCGGTACGCACCGGCCGCGCAGCTGAATCGTGCGCCCATCCTCGGCGTCCTGGACGAGATCCTGCCGCGCCGCGGCACCGTGCTGGAGGTGGGCAGCGGGTCGGGCGAGCACGCCGTCTACATGGCCTCGAAGCTGCCCGGGATCGTCTGGCAGCCGAGCGAGCGCGACGACGCCTCCCTGGCCAGTATCGAGGCCTGGCGCATGCGCTCCGGGCTCGCCGGGCCGCTGCCCAACCTGCTGCCGCCGGTCCGGATCGACTTGGCGAAGGAGGACTGGCCGGCCGACGTACCGGCGGAGGCTGCCTATCCGGTCGCGGTGGTGGCCATCAACGTCCTGCAGGCGAGCGCCTGGGCGGCGGCCGTCCACCTGTTCGCCGGTGCCGCCAGCCTGCTCATGCCCGACCGGCTGCTCTATCTCTACGGACCCTTCCGGCGCGGCGGCCAGCACACCTCGATGGGCAACGCGCAACTCGACCGCGACCTGAGATCGCAGAACGAGGATTGGGGTGTGCGCGACTTCGAGGATGTGGCAGACCTCGGCGCAGCGCACAGACTGGTACTGGAGGAGGTCGTGCGCATGCCCAACAACAATCTGTCGCTGATCTTCGCCCGGCATCGGTAG
- a CDS encoding TIGR01459 family HAD-type hydrolase: protein MTDTATRHIEGLRQIASSYDGYLVDLWGTVHNGVAPLPGAPECLAALKAAGKKVCLLSNAPRRVRSVTARLDEMGVPRSSYDHAMSSGEATHLALRDRTDPWHAALGARCFHLGPPRDNDVREDTGLEMVPSVEKADFVLATGIDDYADPIEKYEGVLAEAAARRLPMICANPDLVVIVGEQMSICAGMFAKRYEELGGEVFYHGKPHPSVYRTCLELLDLPPERVLGIGDSLRTDIAGAAAAGLDSLLLLDGIHGEEIAAMPGASLDERLQAMARREGASPTYAAGKMVW from the coding sequence ATGACCGACACGGCAACGAGGCATATCGAGGGGCTGCGGCAGATCGCGTCCTCGTACGACGGCTATCTGGTCGACCTCTGGGGCACGGTGCACAACGGCGTGGCGCCGCTCCCCGGCGCGCCCGAATGCCTCGCCGCGCTGAAGGCGGCCGGCAAGAAGGTCTGCCTTCTCTCGAATGCGCCGCGGCGCGTACGCTCGGTGACCGCACGGCTCGACGAGATGGGAGTGCCGCGCAGCAGCTACGACCATGCCATGTCGTCGGGCGAGGCGACGCACCTAGCGCTGCGCGACCGCACCGACCCCTGGCATGCGGCGCTCGGCGCGCGGTGCTTTCACCTCGGCCCGCCGCGCGACAACGATGTGCGCGAGGATACGGGGCTCGAGATGGTGCCGAGCGTCGAGAAGGCCGACTTCGTCCTCGCCACGGGCATCGACGACTACGCCGATCCCATCGAGAAGTATGAGGGCGTGCTCGCCGAGGCGGCGGCGCGGCGCCTGCCGATGATCTGCGCCAATCCGGACCTGGTGGTGATCGTCGGCGAGCAGATGTCGATCTGTGCCGGCATGTTCGCCAAGCGCTACGAGGAATTGGGCGGCGAGGTCTTCTATCACGGCAAGCCGCATCCCTCGGTCTACCGGACGTGCCTGGAACTGCTCGACCTGCCGCCCGAGCGGGTTCTGGGCATAGGCGACAGCCTCCGCACGGACATCGCCGGTGCGGCGGCGGCCGGTCTCGACTCGCTGCTCCTCCTGGACGGCATCCACGGCGAGGAGATCGCCGCCATGCCCGGCGCCAGTCTGGACGAGCGCCTCCAGGCCATGGCACGCCGCGAGGGCGCCAGCCCGACCTATGCCGCCGGCAAGATGGTCTGGTAG
- a CDS encoding glutathione S-transferase family protein, which produces MLLLYDVALSPFAQKVKMAMIEKGLAFDVRVPTLGAPDDAFATASPRHEVPALIDDGFAVFESNVILDYLEDKWPEPALRPASPEAAARWRMIAAVCDTQFEAINWALTEIRVMHRAEGELAERMLARAGEELAGLRGWLARALGDHDWFGRDRFGMCDITVFPYLASATFHGHGAEPGSPLALWLARMRARESTRRVLADAKAALTTTAAEIRAKALSGERPRQYRDHRLEFMLRAGGGAIVERGLAEGTIRFSTLPR; this is translated from the coding sequence ATGCTGCTGCTCTACGATGTCGCGCTCTCGCCATTCGCCCAGAAGGTGAAGATGGCGATGATCGAGAAGGGCCTGGCATTCGACGTGCGGGTGCCGACGCTGGGGGCGCCCGACGATGCTTTCGCCACCGCGAGCCCACGCCACGAGGTCCCTGCCCTGATCGACGACGGCTTCGCGGTCTTCGAGTCGAACGTGATCCTCGACTATCTCGAGGACAAATGGCCGGAGCCCGCGCTGCGGCCGGCCTCGCCCGAGGCCGCCGCCCGATGGCGCATGATCGCCGCAGTCTGCGACACGCAGTTCGAGGCCATCAACTGGGCGCTGACGGAGATCCGCGTCATGCACCGCGCCGAGGGCGAACTGGCCGAGCGTATGCTGGCACGCGCCGGCGAAGAACTCGCGGGCCTGCGCGGGTGGCTCGCGCGGGCACTCGGCGATCACGACTGGTTCGGCAGGGACCGGTTCGGCATGTGCGACATTACCGTCTTCCCCTACCTCGCCAGCGCGACCTTCCACGGCCATGGTGCCGAGCCGGGGTCGCCGCTGGCGCTCTGGCTCGCGCGGATGCGGGCGCGGGAGAGCACGCGACGGGTGCTCGCCGATGCGAAGGCCGCCCTGACCACGACCGCCGCGGAGATCCGCGCGAAGGCCCTGTCGGGAGAACGGCCGCGGCAATATCGCGACCATCGGCTGGAGTTCATGCTGCGCGCCGGCGGCGGCGCGATCGTGGAGCGGGGGCTGGCCGAGGGGACCATCCGCTTCTCGACCCTGCCGCGCTGA